The region TGAGGCAGCGAGTATCGAGGCTTGTGCGAAAGACGCTCTCGTTCTCAAAGAAGCTCGAAAATCACATTGGGGCAATCTGGTACTTCGTTCACCATTACAACGCATCCTTACCTGACTAGGACTACCCAAGCGTGAATTGATTCCGATGACTGATGTCTAATCCAGCCTCGGTTGACAGTCCACGAACGACAACGCCTCCTCATCCAAATACCCCGCGATCGCCATTTCGACGATCGCCCAAACCGGGTAATTCATCGCCTGAGCACGGGCTTCTAAAGCCGATCGAATCTTCTCTGGCAATCCCGCTAAAAGCTGATTGGCTAATTCGGGTGAAAGATGTTCGTCAGTTGGCGGTTGAGTTGGCATACTGATTCCCTTGCTGGAATTTTGACATGGTAAGGCGGGTCAACAATTGTGCGATCGCCCCATCAATCCCGTTCCCCAGTAATCCCGATCGACTGCTCATACCAATCACTCACTTGGCCTTGGATTGCAGCATACCCAAAACTAAACAACAAAAGCAGCAACAACTTCGACAACCAATCCCGCATCGCCACCGCACTATTCTGCGGCAACGACTTCTGCAACTTATGACAAGCGATCGTGCCCGCATCCCCCAAGGCATAACGATAATCCATCCTCACCGCAAACCCCAGCGCTTGATAAAATCCACTCGCATGCACATCCGCCACCACGCATAGCTTCCCCTTGCGATCCTGAATTGCCAACCTTTCCAGCGCCGCCACCAACCGTTGCCCAATCCCCCGCCGCATCCACGCCGGATGGACATACACCGCATCGATCGTATCCGCCCGCCACGACGATAACGCCGCAAATCCGACCAGTTCGCCATCGACCACCGCCACCACCAGCGATGGGTGCGCCTGGGCCAACGCCGAGATTTGACGATCGAGTAACGCTTCCACTTGTTCTGGAGGATGAAACTGCCCATAGAACGATCGAATCGACAATGCCTGAAGCACCCGCAGCTCCGGCAAATCGCGATCGACAATCGGACGAATCTGAACTTCCATACACCTGCAACAATCGCGCCTTCTGATCTGAGGATTCCCCGCGATCGTGCTTTCCGCTAATCCCTGGCGAATTCTCCGACCCCATCCGCAATTTACTTAAACAGCACTTCCATTGACCCAATCCGCGTATCGAGCGACTGCCAGCGTGCGTCACTTGCCGGAATAATCTGATCCCCCATCACCTGTTGGTACGCCGTTGGGTTTTGCTGAATGCTATCCGGTGATACCCGCATCGACAGCATCAACCCCTGCAACCTCGGCTGATGCTTCAACAACACCCGCCCCGCATAATCCCACTCAAACCCCAAAATCTCAAACTTGCCAATCATCTGGCGCATCGAGGCCAAGGGCAGTCCCACCTTCAGCCCATCCGCCGTCCGCCAAGCACTGTTATCCTGCGTCGTCTGCGCCCGAGTAACCTGACTGCGCGTCTGATCCGTCCAAGTCACTTTCACCTGTTGTCCTGGCCCCATATTGACGATCGTCGCGGGCCATTGCCCCATGCCTTCCGGGCCATAGGTGATGCTGTCCTCCAGCTTCGCTTGACCATAGGTCGCCACCAGTTCAGCGTGAGTCGTCTTCGCCGTAATGCTGCCAAACCGCTGACCCGGCACAATCACATTACTCATCGCATCGCTCAGCGGCTTCACCGTCGGTGTATTGGGCGTGACTGGCGGCACCTTCACCACTGGTGTTTCCACGACTGGAGCATCAACGATCGGGGTTTCAACGAATGGCTCATCGCGCACTTCAATGACGGGCGGCTTCGGTGTGGAGACGATCGGCCCCGTCGGTGGTGTGGTTGTGCTGCGATTCCCGGTTGACGATACAGCTACCGTTTGAGCCGTCTCGATTGTCTTGGGTTGCGGTGATTTTGTCATCATTTTGGCCGCGACGATCGAAGCAGCGGCATCTTCACTGCTCGGTGCTTGCGTGGTGAAATACGTCACCGCCGCCCCCCCTAAACAGCCAGTGACGATCGCGGAAGCTAATAAAACTTTGAGATTCATGAGTGATGCCTTATGGAAATCAGGGAACGACAGAAATTAACTTCAACTTGGTTTCCGTGTTTTCCGCAGGATTGCCCCGAGAGTTATGAAAATTCCTCAAACAAAACCCCGAGGCATTTGGCCTCGGGGCATAAGCGATGAATTTCCCATGCCACCAATTAGTTTCGTAATTAGTGACTGGGTTTAATCTGAGTTAGCGTGTGGCCCACACATGCATCCGATCGACCTTTAAATCGAGCCGTGATAGACGCTGATCGGTCGATGGAATCATTTGATCGCCGAGTACCGATCGATAGCTTTTGGAATTGCGTTTGATCGCCGCTTGGGATGGATTGATCTGGAGCGATAGCCCCTTGACCTTAGGACTCTTGGATAAGACGCGATTGCCATAATCCCAACCAAATCCGGGCACCTGGAATTTGCCTAATTCGGACTGTAACTGACTAAATTCACTGCCAACCCCAATGCCATCGGCTGTTTTGAAGGAGGAGCCATCTTGCTTCAGCGTCATGTAAGTGATCTGATTTTTCTTGGCATCCTTCCAAGTCACTTTGACTCGCTGACCGGGGCCAACATTGACAATCGTCGCGGGCCATTTGCCGATCCCTTCGGGACCATAGGTCACGGTGGATTTGAGATTCTGCCAGCCGAACTGTTTCCCCAGAGCGGCATAGCTGCTGTCAAACCGGACGGGGCCGACCCGTTCGCCAGGCACAATCAGGAGTGTTTTATGGACTTTGGCCTGGGTATTGTCCTGGGTGGTATCGCGCTTGACGGGGAAGAGGTTAATCCGACCGACGCGCAAGTCTAAGCGGGGCAACCGGCGATCGACCGATTGAATCATCTGATCGCCCGTCACGGAACCATAAGTCTTGGGAAAACGCTGAATTGCGGCTTGGGATGCATAGACTTGCAGCGACATGCCCTGGAGTTTGGGATTGCGGTGCAAGACCCGGTTGCCATAATCCCAGCCGAATCCCGGGATATTGAACCGGCCGATGCGCTGTTTCAGTGTGCTGAAGTTGGTGCCCACACCGATGCCATCAGCCGTGCGCCACTTTTCACCCCCCTGGCCAATGGTGATGCGCGTCATCTCAGCTTTACGGGCATTTGCCCAAGTGACTTTGAGTTTATAGCCTTTACCGAGATTGACGATTGTGGCGGGCCATTTGCCCATGCCCTCCGGCCCATAGGTGACGGAGCGGGTGAGTCGTTTCGCGCCAAATGCCCTGACCAAATCCGCATACGTCATGCTGAAGTCAACCAGTCCCACCCGCTTGCCCGGTGTGATCAGCTGCATTTCGGGAACGCGCTGCTGCTTCGCAATGCGTTGCGTGGGCGTTGCCTCATTCGAAATAACGGCTTGCGTATTCTCGATCGTGAGCGCTGTCTCCTGTGGCATTGCCTGGGCCGGTGTGCTGCCAATTGCTGGACGTGCTACTGCTGGTTGGGGCAAAAGTAAGCTACTGGCTGCAATGCCGCCAATTGCGCCACTGGCGAGCATCGAGAACATGACAAAATAACGTCCAGGAAAATTCATAAAGTTGCGTTTAAGTATTTCTATTGTTGGCTGGATGTAGCTTCCGGTGCTGCTGATACTGTTCCGCAAACTATCCACCAAATCCTACATTTAGCTTAAATTACGCCGCTAAGCAGTTAAATCCGCAGAACTACCCGGATGCGACCCAATGATATTGACGCAAATTTGCGCCAATATCATTGCCGCGTCTGAATCATCGCGCCGCTTTGGCTTGATGAGGCACCTGCTGGGTAATGCAGTGAACGCTGCCACCCCCCTGAGCGAGTGTCACACCGCTAACGCCGATTACTTGGCGATCGCCAAATGTTTCGCGCAAAATTGCCAGCGGTGCGTCATCTTCGGCGGGGTCATTGGCGATCGGCACCACGACACAACCATTGGCAATATAGAACCCCATGTGCAGTGCTTTTTCACCTAAGGGCATCGTGATAATTTTCAGTTTGCGACCCTTGGCATCCTTGGCCCCACTCAGTCGTTGTTGTGCATCCCGACAAATCGCGTAGTTCGGGTCGCTGGGGTCATCCGTCGTATGCAGCAGTACTACGCCCGGAGCCGCGTAAGCCGCAATGCCATCCACATGCCCATCGGTAATCGGGTCGGGTGTGAGTCCTTGCCCCAGCCAAATTGTTTTCGTTGCACCGAGATAGTCGGCAAAATACTGTTCGACTTGGACTTTGCTAATGCCGGGATTGCGATTTGGGTGGAGCAGGCATTGCTCCGTAGTGATTACTGTGCCTTCACCGTCGAGAATCACCCCGCCCCCCTCCATCACTAGGGGAATGGGGTACATCGTCAAGTCTAATTGTTTTGCCAGATGTGCCTTGAGCATTGCATCGTCGGCATAGGGCGGCAACTTTTCACCCCAGCCATTAAACGTAAATCCGGCCACGCGCCGATCACCCTGACCATTCACCAAAATCATCGGCCCTGAATCTCGCGACCAACCATCATTCAGGGGATATTCCAGTAATTCAATTTTGCGACTGAGCAACTGCTGGGCGATTTTGGTATCAGCGGGGTCGATCGCCATCATCACTGGCTCAAACTCACTAATCGTGTTCGCCGTATCCGCCCATTCCTGGCGGGCGTTGCTCAGCCCGTAGCCCTGCCAGTTTTGAGCTGGAGGAAAGGCCATAATCGTTGCGGCATGGGGTTGCCACTCCGCCGGGAAGTAGAACCCATCCTGTTTGGGGGTGCTTGTTCGCAGTTCGACCCCTGTGGATTTGTAGTCGGGTTGATTGTCTGGGCGTTGCTGTGCCTGGGTCTCCCCCCGCTGAATCGGTGTTTCGCCCCCATGACAACCGGCCCCCACCGCCAAACTTGCGGCAGTCCAACTGCCATATTGGAGAAACCGACGACGACTGGACATAACTCGAACTATGCTTCGGGCGGACAATGCTCACAGCAGCCATGCAATGTGACTTCGTAGGATTCAACCTGCAACCCGGGCCGGAGACGATCAATCTGAATCCCTTGGAGCTGATCCCAAGCAATATCTTCGATCGTGCCACAGATCCGACAGCGGAAATGGTGGTGTGGTGCGACATTCGCATCGTAGCGACAGACGCCTTCTTCCAACAGCACTTCACGTACTAAACCCACTTTGCAGAGGGCTTGCAATGAACTATAGACCGTCGACTGCGAGGACGTTGGCGCGTCTTGGTTCAGGTCAAATAACACCTGCTCCGCAGTGGGATGATCGGCGCGATCGAGCAAATTGGCATATACCGCAAACCGCTGCGGTGTGACCCGCAGACCTTTGGCTTTGAGCTGCTGAATAATTTGGGTTGTGGGTTGTGGCATATTCTCTTCACCTTTGCTGCGAAGGTCACAGTTCGCCGCAAAACCATTTACCGTAACAAAAGGATTCGTTGGAATGGCGTATGAACTGGGTTATCACTTGCTTCTAGCATAGCATTCCCATTTCAGGACAACATCTTTCTAGGAAAATATATCAAAAATGAGTAATTCTGCTTATTGAATAATTCCTAAATCGGAATTATTCTGAGTTGTGTTAGGATGATTGCAAGCAAAACATCAAGCTGCCGTTTTTCGCTTAACTTTTTTGAATTTACAGAGGACTAACTATGGCTGTTATCGATCGTGTACCTAACGTCACTTTCAAGACTCGTGTCCGTGATGAATCGGTTGAGGGGCCAAATCCCTTCCGTTGGCAAGATTTGACCACCGATGACATCTTCAAGGGTAAGAAAGTTGTTGTCTTTTCGTTGCCCGGTGCGTTCACCCCGACTTGCTCTTCCAATCACTTGCCACGCTACGAAGAGTTGTATGAAGAGTTTAAGGCTCAAGGCGTTGACGCAATTGTCTGTGTCTCTGTGAACGATGCATTTGTGATGTTCCAGTGGGGCAAGCAAGTCGGTGCGAATAATGTCTTCTTGTTGCCTGATGGTAACGGCGAATTCACGCGTAAAATGGGCATGTTGGTGGATAAAGCGAACCTCGGCTTCGGAATGCGCTCCTGGCGTTATTCGATGCTGGTGAATGATTCCACAATTGAAAAGATCTTCACAGAGCCCGACTTCGGTGACAACTGCCCGATCGACCCGTTTGAGGTCTCGGATGCTGACACTATGTTGGCTTATATGAAAGGCACTGAGTCCGCTGGTGTTGCCAAGGCTCGGGAATTTGTCGGTTAATTTCCCATTCCATTTGTGCGGTTGATGCGTTCCAATAGAAGTAGATGTGAAATCTATTTCTGGGACGCATCCCACGCTTTTTATCGATCGCGCATGATGTTGCGCTGTAGGTGAATCATGAAACTCTCTAGCAAAAACCTGGATACTCGCCTGGACACGGTTTATGACGCGATCGTCGTGGGCGGTGGTATGGGTGGCTTATCCGCCGCAATTTATCTGGCGCGTTATGGCTTGAAATGCCTGATTGTGGAAAAAGGCAAAGGTCGATCGGTATGGATGCAAGACCTACGTAACTATGTGGGCATTGATCCCGATACGCCCGGTAGCAAGATTGTGAATCATGCGACCAAGCAAGCGATCGACTGGGGTGCTGACCATTTGCGCGGATTCGTGGAAGAGGTGACTGACGAGGGTGAAACCTTTGCGGTCAAAGTCAAAGTGGGTAAAAAAGACAGTACTTACCCCGTTTTTCGCAGCAAATATGTGATTGCCGCTTCCGGGGTGATTGATGTCTTGCCCGAACTGGAAAATATGCAAAACGTCTACGATTATGCGGGCTATACGCTCCACGTCTGCATGATTTGTGATGGGTTTGATATGTGGGACCAAAAAGCAGTGGCGATCGCCCGCACCGAAGGCCAGATCAACGTGGCGTTTGTGATGAATTGGTTTACGCCCTACATTTCAGTTCTGACGAATGGTCTAAAGGTCAGCGACGAAATGAAGCGTAAGTTGGCTGATCATGGCTATCCATTGTATGAGCAGCCGATCGCTGAATTCCTGGGTGAAAACCATAAAATGAGCGGCGTCAAACTGGACGATGGCACGATCGTTGAAGCCACCACCGGTTTGATTAATATGGGGTCGATCTACCATAACCAGTACCTCAAAGGAATTGAAGGTCTGGAATACGACGGTGAGAACCTGCTCACAAATGATATGTGTCAGACTAGCCATCCCCGAATTTTCGCCTTGGGCGATTTGAAGCAAGGTCTGAACCAAGTTTCTGTTGCCGTTTCGGATGGAACCCTCGCGGCCACACAAATCTGGCGCAATACCCGTCGGGCTGCTGAGCCGCGCAAGTGGGAAGAAAATATCAAAACCGCAGTTTAAATCCCATGGCGCAATAAGATGGCGCCATATTTCAGTGAGCTGCTGTTAAATTTCCCAGACGCAAATCCCCCAGACGCAATTTGCGTCTGGGGGATTTAATTGATTGGACCAATGAAGTTAGTAGCTGGGCGTGCTCAAGCGAGACTTCGACTCAAAGAGGGCAATTTGATTGAGCAAGAAGGGGGCCGATGTGGCAGTCTTTTGTTTATAAATTTCTACGGTTTGGACCTTGGGTGAGCCGATCGGTTTCAGTTTGTTGGCCAACTCCACGGCAAAATTCTGACCGTCGAGGAACTGAATCGTTTCGATCGTCACTTTTAAGACGGCTTTGTTTAAGGCAATATGCGCCCGCAAACTGGGATTATCCAAGGCCCGATCAACCACGATCGTAATTGCTTCGATATCGCCTTCAGTGGCGCGGGCGATTAAGTTGCTTTCATCGCATTGGCCGTGGGCGACGGACATAGTATCCATCGGCATCAATTTGCCCGATCGCAAAACAAAGCCTTCCATCCAGGCACAATTTTTGTCCCCGGCACGGCGGGCAAAAAGTTGCAGGGTTTCCATGCCTTCGGGCTTCAGGGTTTCGATCGCTTGGGTGACCCAAGGCACAATATGATCATGCTCGGGCGTGTCGATCGCTTCGAGTAAGATTTGCAGCCGGTGATCGCGCTGGGCGACTTTCGCAATCTTGCCCTGGGGCTTAAGATAGCGGTTTAAAAACGTCGAGATCGCGTCAACATGACTGTGACGCGCTTGATCCGTTGCTTGAGCCATGAAGACTTCCTCCTGAAGTTGGAGCGAGGCTGAGAGTCTGGCAGTAGTGTTGTTTGATTAATTGATTAAAGTGTTGTTGACTAAATCACGATCGAAAACAGAATTTATGCTTGTGGTGAATTAATTCCGAAAGCAGCATCGCTACTAATACTGTGCCGAAAGGATTGACGGATTACGATTAAATCTTCCTTAACTTTCGATCGTTCCGACTGACGGCGTTTCAGAGAGGATCACACTGCTAGATTGATGTGCCTTGGTTATTGCATCTGGCTTTATGGATTGGTAATGATTTAGGGCAACGGCTTGAGCGCCCAGGAAATTGGCTCAATCCCGTTTTGTTGTAAATACGCGTTGGTTTTTGAGAAGTGTTTATTGCCAAAGAACCCACGGTGCGCGGCGAGTGGTGAAGGGTGAGGCGAGGTCAGCACGAGATGTCGTTGTCGATCGATAAACTTGCCTTTTTTCTGTGCATAGCTGCCCCATAGTAAAAAAACGAGATTTTCGCGCTGCTGGTTGAGCTTGCTGATGATCTCATCGGTAAATTCTTCCCAGCCTTTACCCTGATGCGATGCGGCTTTATGTTGTTCCACGCTGAGGACGCTGTTGAGTAGTAATACGCCTTGATCGGCCCAGCTTTGGAGGCACCCGTGGTTGGGTCGTGGAATCCCTAAGTCCTGTTCAATTTCTTTGAAAATATTAACCAGGGAAGGTGGTGGGGCAATGCCTACCGGGACAGAAAAGCTCAAGCCGTGAGCCTGCCCGGGGCCGTGATACGGGTCTTGTCCGAGAATCACCACTTTGACTTGGTTAAAGGGTGTACTGTTCATGGCATTGAACATGAGTGGGCCACTCGGGTAAATAATTTTGCCATCAGCTTTTTCTGCAGTTAAGAATTTTTTCAGTGCCTGCATGTTCGAGGTGGCAAATACCTCTAGCAACACGGCTTTCCAGGTTGCTTCAAGTTGAATTGTGGAGGATGGTGAAGCGGTATTTTCTGTGGTCATGAGCAGCGCTAGATTGAAGGTCAGGAGAGCATTCGCTGAACCGGGTGGGTTAGTTGGGTGAACCTGTCTGAATGTGAGCGATGTGGAATCCAATTATGGTGTTGCCGTTGCCGCAGTTCCTGATGGGAGTTCAGTGGTTGGGTATGCGTTTGCCGTCACGGGCCATGATGGGCGATCTTGACCCATACGGCCCTGAAATTCCGCTAACCAGTCTGATCGATCAACCCCTGAGTGCGGACGAATTGCCCTGATGCTATGCCTTGATCGCTCAGTCACCTCAGAATAAGTCGTAATCGACGCGATCGGCGGTTTCGCTGCCGTCAACCAACTGTTGGATGTAATCAAATAGCGTATCGCTGCCGGTCTCCGGCGTGGCGTCAGCATCGTACAGTCCCGTGTCCGGATTCAGCACCAACATCGATTCTGTGGCATAGTAATGCCCGATGCGCGCTAACTCAGCCTTGGCGGCTAAGGGCGGCACGATTTTGCCAAGCCCATCCAAAATCGCGGCGATCCGGCTGAGTAACGAAGCGGGAACGCTCTTAAACTTCGGCTCGCGGTCCAGTAATTTGAACAGATATTCTCCCTGTTCCAAGAGGGTAATTGCGGGGCCAGGACCGCCGATCGGCAAGATTTTGTTCTGGAGTGAAACGTCTCGGAGGCAATCGGCAAGATAGTTCGCCAGATCGGCATCACTGATGGGTTTGCAAGCGGTTAACTTACCGTCACCAAATAGAAGAAAAGATTTGCCTTGCTTCACCCGATCTACCTGTCCCACCAGGGACTTGAAGTAGGCCGTCGGACGGACGATGGAATAGGTTAACCCGGATTCGGTGAGGGCTGTTTCGAACTGGAGCTTGGCATGCTGAAATACAAGGCGTGGCTTTTGCACACAGATCGCGGATAGCAGCACCATCTGTTGCACTCCAGATTCTTTTGCTAACGCGAGAACATCCATGTGGGCTTGATAGTCGATCGCCCAGGCATCCTTTGGCTCACCCGTTCTTGATGCTAAGCATGACACTACGGCATGGAATGGCTGGTCATCAAAGACTTTTTCGGTCAGGAATGTTGAGTCGCTGATGTTGCCGAATCGCACTTCGGCGCCGTCCAATAGCTGAGTCGTCTTCTCTTGGGTCAACTTACCGCCGCTACCGGCTTTTGGCCGCGCAATACAAACAACCTGATGACCGCGCCCCACGAGCGCTGCGACTGTGGCACGACCAATTGTCCCCGTGCCTCCTAGCACTAGAATGCGGCGTGTTTCTGACGTGCTGGAGTCATTCATATTTAATCGATGCTTTGCTGTAGGACCATATGCGCTGCCTGCCATGAGTTATGCTGAATTTCCAAGTTCAATGAACCCAAAACCGCTTCCCACGAATCGAAGCGGATAACATGGCAAATTTCACCCGCAAAGAAAACAATATCAGCTCGATCGCTTCGCTGCAACGCTTGGTTTCCAGCCGATTATATTGAACCTGTCGACTGTGACGGTAAGCATAATAAACTCACCAGACTAGGCAAAAGCCATGATGAAATAGCCCCAATGAAATATCGATGCGATTCACATTAGCGTATGCGCCTGGATTGAATCTGATGGATTGTCATCTGGTGGGATTTCGATTGTGCCTGAAACTGTGATGCGGGCACAATTTGGTCGAGTTGCCGTTGGTGTTGACGATCGGTTTACAGATTGATATCCCGAACGCGTTGAGTTGTGTGCCCTACTAGCTCAGCAATCCTTGAAAAGCGGTTTCCTCAGCCACCTGTTTTCCCTCATTCATTAGGTATTCATAGAACGCCTGGGCGATTGCCGAGAGGTGTTTACCTGTTGTATGCACAACATACCAATGACGTTTGATCGGAAAACCTTCGACATCCAAAATGGCTAGCTGACTGTTTGAACCTTCGAGCGACAGGGTGTGTTTTGATAAAACGGCAATCCCGAGTCCCCCAGCGACTGCTTGCTTAATGGTTTCGTTACTACCGAGGTCAAGTTTGGTATTGAGTGTGACATTGTTGGTTTCAAACAATTTCTGCACCTCTTTGCGCGTCCCAGAACCCGGTTCTCGCATGATGAAGGTTTCTTCGGCCAGCCGTTCGAGGGTAATCTGCGGTTGTTTGGCTAACACATGCGATCGTGAAGCCAAAACGATTAGTGGATTCTCGAGAAAGGGTTGGACTTTGACATCAATATCTTCTGGCGGTTGACTCATGATGTACAAATCATGTTGATTGCCACTGAGGCTATCGAGCATCCGCTGGTGATTGGTGACGGTCAGCGATATATCAATGCCGGGGTAACGACGGCAGAACGGCCCCAAAATCCGGGGAATAACGTATTTTGCCGTTGTCACAACAGCAATCCGTAGGGTGCCTTGTTTAAGACCTTTGATATCAGCAACGGCAATCTCAAACTGGGCTAACCGCGCAAATACATCTTGGCAAGTTGCGTAGAGTTCTCTGCCTGCCTCGGTCAAATAAAGCTTTTTACCAACTTGCTCAAACAAGGGTAAACCAACCGTTTTCGAGAGTTGTTTCACTTGCATTGAAACAGTCGGTTGAGTTAGAAATAACTCCTCGGCTGCCCGCGTAAAGCTATTGTGTGATGCGACAGCTGCAAAAACTTTTAGCTGGTGCAAGGTTGCATTTTGCACGTGAAATTCTCCAATTGGGGCGTTGGGGCTAGAACACGATAGAGATAAATCAATCACTTGTATTATGAACAGTGACTGACACCTATAAGTTTTACAGGTATTATACTTGACTAAGAGCATATGCTCCCTTCCAATCAGCGTTGCACTTCACGCGGTCTGAATTGGTTTCTGGTGATGGATCAGCTGC is a window of Romeriopsis navalis LEGE 11480 DNA encoding:
- a CDS encoding NAD(P)H-binding protein; translation: MAGSAYGPTAKHRLNMNDSSTSETRRILVLGGTGTIGRATVAALVGRGHQVVCIARPKAGSGGKLTQEKTTQLLDGAEVRFGNISDSTFLTEKVFDDQPFHAVVSCLASRTGEPKDAWAIDYQAHMDVLALAKESGVQQMVLLSAICVQKPRLVFQHAKLQFETALTESGLTYSIVRPTAYFKSLVGQVDRVKQGKSFLLFGDGKLTACKPISDADLANYLADCLRDVSLQNKILPIGGPGPAITLLEQGEYLFKLLDREPKFKSVPASLLSRIAAILDGLGKIVPPLAAKAELARIGHYYATESMLVLNPDTGLYDADATPETGSDTLFDYIQQLVDGSETADRVDYDLF
- a CDS encoding NAD(P)/FAD-dependent oxidoreductase, encoding MKLSSKNLDTRLDTVYDAIVVGGGMGGLSAAIYLARYGLKCLIVEKGKGRSVWMQDLRNYVGIDPDTPGSKIVNHATKQAIDWGADHLRGFVEEVTDEGETFAVKVKVGKKDSTYPVFRSKYVIAASGVIDVLPELENMQNVYDYAGYTLHVCMICDGFDMWDQKAVAIARTEGQINVAFVMNWFTPYISVLTNGLKVSDEMKRKLADHGYPLYEQPIAEFLGENHKMSGVKLDDGTIVEATTGLINMGSIYHNQYLKGIEGLEYDGENLLTNDMCQTSHPRIFALGDLKQGLNQVSVAVSDGTLAATQIWRNTRRAAEPRKWEENIKTAV
- a CDS encoding GNAT family N-acetyltransferase, encoding MEVQIRPIVDRDLPELRVLQALSIRSFYGQFHPPEQVEALLDRQISALAQAHPSLVVAVVDGELVGFAALSSWRADTIDAVYVHPAWMRRGIGQRLVAALERLAIQDRKGKLCVVADVHASGFYQALGFAVRMDYRYALGDAGTIACHKLQKSLPQNSAVAMRDWLSKLLLLLLFSFGYAAIQGQVSDWYEQSIGITGERD
- the ung gene encoding uracil-DNA glycosylase, encoding MTTENTASPSSTIQLEATWKAVLLEVFATSNMQALKKFLTAEKADGKIIYPSGPLMFNAMNSTPFNQVKVVILGQDPYHGPGQAHGLSFSVPVGIAPPPSLVNIFKEIEQDLGIPRPNHGCLQSWADQGVLLLNSVLSVEQHKAASHQGKGWEEFTDEIISKLNQQRENLVFLLWGSYAQKKGKFIDRQRHLVLTSPHPSPLAAHRGFFGNKHFSKTNAYLQQNGIEPISWALKPLP
- a CDS encoding peroxiredoxin, coding for MAVIDRVPNVTFKTRVRDESVEGPNPFRWQDLTTDDIFKGKKVVVFSLPGAFTPTCSSNHLPRYEELYEEFKAQGVDAIVCVSVNDAFVMFQWGKQVGANNVFLLPDGNGEFTRKMGMLVDKANLGFGMRSWRYSMLVNDSTIEKIFTEPDFGDNCPIDPFEVSDADTMLAYMKGTESAGVAKAREFVG
- a CDS encoding Fur family transcriptional regulator, which gives rise to MPQPTTQIIQQLKAKGLRVTPQRFAVYANLLDRADHPTAEQVLFDLNQDAPTSSQSTVYSSLQALCKVGLVREVLLEEGVCRYDANVAPHHHFRCRICGTIEDIAWDQLQGIQIDRLRPGLQVESYEVTLHGCCEHCPPEA
- a CDS encoding LysR family transcriptional regulator encodes the protein MQNATLHQLKVFAAVASHNSFTRAAEELFLTQPTVSMQVKQLSKTVGLPLFEQVGKKLYLTEAGRELYATCQDVFARLAQFEIAVADIKGLKQGTLRIAVVTTAKYVIPRILGPFCRRYPGIDISLTVTNHQRMLDSLSGNQHDLYIMSQPPEDIDVKVQPFLENPLIVLASRSHVLAKQPQITLERLAEETFIMREPGSGTRKEVQKLFETNNVTLNTKLDLGSNETIKQAVAGGLGIAVLSKHTLSLEGSNSQLAILDVEGFPIKRHWYVVHTTGKHLSAIAQAFYEYLMNEGKQVAEETAFQGLLS
- a CDS encoding agmatine deiminase family protein, yielding MSSRRRFLQYGSWTAASLAVGAGCHGGETPIQRGETQAQQRPDNQPDYKSTGVELRTSTPKQDGFYFPAEWQPHAATIMAFPPAQNWQGYGLSNARQEWADTANTISEFEPVMMAIDPADTKIAQQLLSRKIELLEYPLNDGWSRDSGPMILVNGQGDRRVAGFTFNGWGEKLPPYADDAMLKAHLAKQLDLTMYPIPLVMEGGGVILDGEGTVITTEQCLLHPNRNPGISKVQVEQYFADYLGATKTIWLGQGLTPDPITDGHVDGIAAYAAPGVVLLHTTDDPSDPNYAICRDAQQRLSGAKDAKGRKLKIITMPLGEKALHMGFYIANGCVVVPIANDPAEDDAPLAILRETFGDRQVIGVSGVTLAQGGGSVHCITQQVPHQAKAAR